In the genome of Ostrinia nubilalis unplaced genomic scaffold, ilOstNubi1.1 SCAFFOLD_42, whole genome shotgun sequence, one region contains:
- the LOC135087509 gene encoding histone H1B-like produces MADTAVASEAPAPATPAKKPKATATGGAKKPKAKPTHPKTSEMVNNAIKELKERSGSSLQAIKKYIAAQYKVDAEKLAPFIRKYLKSAVESGALIQTKGKGASGSFKLESKSAASKKPAASKPAKGAAAASAKSKKVTAASAAGKAKKGAASSAASSPSKAKPSAATKDKKAAAAKKKPAAKKPAAAAKGKAAAAPKAKKTAKPPTKKPKAPKPKKAAATPKSKPAAKKASAGKK; encoded by the coding sequence atggcAGACACAGCAGTGGCATCCGAGGCACCGGCTCCGGCGACGCCCGCGAAGAAACCCAAGGCGACGGCGACCGGAGGAGCTAAGAAGCCGAAAGCGAAGCCCACCCACCCGAAGACGTCCGAGATGGTGAACAACGCCATCAAAGAGTTGAAGGAGCGCAGCGGTTCCTCGCTGCAGGCCATCAAGAAGTACATCGCGGCTCAGTACAAAGTGGACGCTGAAAAATTGGCACCTTTCATCAGGAAGTACCTGAAGAGCGCCGTCGAGTCCGGCGCTTTGATCCAGACCAAGGGCAAGGGCGCTTCCGGTTCGTTCAAATTGGAATCCAAATCTGCAGCATCCAAGAAGCCGGCGGCGAGCAAGCCCGCCAAGGGCGCCGCCGCAGCGTCGGCCAAGTCCAAGAAGGTGACGGCCGCGTCGGCCGCCGGCAAGGCGAAGAAGGGCGCCGCCTCGAGCGCCGCATCGTCGCCCTCGAAGGCGAAGCCCTCCGCCGCCACCAAGGACAAGAAGGCGGCCGCCGCGAAGAAGAAGCCCGCCGCCAAGaaacccgccgccgccgccaagggtaaggccgccgccgcgccgaaGGCCAAGAAGACCGCCAAACCGCCAACCAAGAAACCCAAGGCGCCCAAACCGAAGAAGGCCGCCGCAACACCGAAATCCAAGCCCGCGGCCAAGAAGGCGTCCGCCGGCAAGAAGTaa